The genomic interval GTTTGAGATTACCACTCATTACAATACATATTACATCCCTACCGTTCATCTTAATCAAACTATTTTTAGGATATTTTCTCATCTCCCCCCTTTTCCCAATTTCTAAAAATGAGCTTCTCATTTTTTCTTGCCGCTCTAAATCAAAATACTCATCATACATCCCTTTCACCTCCAAATATTTTATATTATTTATATTATATCCTAGAAAAATACGAGTAAGCATAAAAAATTAAACCCTTGAAGAAAAAAATCTTCAAGGGTTTTTGGTTCTCGTTTATTCTGCAGGAATTAAATGTATTCCTTCTTTATTAAACTTAATATACACCTTTTCACCAATTGAATATGTTTTGCTAGTAAATCTATTTAAACTATCGACTATAATTTTATCATATTCTTGAACTGATAAGGTATATCTTAAAATATTACCTAAATTCGACACTTTCTCTACTATTGCCTCTACTCCTCCTTTCTCAAAATATATTTCTTCAGGCCTTATCATGACTTCTATTTCTCTTTTCCCCTTGTATTCTGCTGGAATTTCTATTTGTTGGCCTAGTAGCTCTACATACTGGAAGCTTTCTCTTTTAATTGGAAGATTAAATATATTTGCTTGTCCAATAAAGTTAGCTACAAAAGAATTTAAAGGTTTATGGTATAATTCATATGGTTTTGCAATCTGCTGTACTTTTCCATCCTTCATAACCACTATTCTATCTGCTATAGCTAAAGCTTCTTCTTGATCATGTGTTACATATATACTAGTTATACCTAGCTCTTTTTGAATAGATTTTATCTCTTCCCTCATACTAGTTCTAAGCTTTTCATCTAAATTGCTTAGAGGTTCGTCAAACAACAAAAGCTCTGGTTTTATTATTAAAGCTCTTGCCAAAGCTACTCTTTGCTGTTGACCACCACTTAAATGCTGTATTTTCCTGTGTTTGTATTCTTTTAAATTTACTCTTTCCAACATATCTTCGACTAAAAAATCTATTTCCTTGTTGCTCATTTTTCTAATTTTTAATCCATATGCTACATTTTCATATACAGACATATGAGGGAAAAGGGCATAGTTTTGAAAAACTAAAGCTGTATTTCTCTTTTGTGGAGGAAGACTCGAAATGTCCTTGT from Sporanaerobacter acetigenes DSM 13106 carries:
- a CDS encoding ABC transporter ATP-binding protein; this encodes MKILFENICKYYDNVKALDNINFSVDKGELIALLGPSGCGKTTLLRITAGLIPHNSGKILVDDKDISSLPPQKRNTALVFQNYALFPHMSVYENVAYGLKIRKMSNKEIDFLVEDMLERVNLKEYKHRKIQHLSGGQQQRVALARALIIKPELLLFDEPLSNLDEKLRTSMREEIKSIQKELGITSIYVTHDQEEALAIADRIVVMKDGKVQQIAKPYELYHKPLNSFVANFIGQANIFNLPIKRESFQYVELLGQQIEIPAEYKGKREIEVMIRPEEIYFEKGGVEAIVEKVSNLGNILRYTLSVQEYDKIIVDSLNRFTSKTYSIGEKVYIKFNKEGIHLIPAE